In Pseudomonadota bacterium, one genomic interval encodes:
- a CDS encoding DnaJ domain-containing protein, translating to MRLVLLALGATLVVIVAWRWFLRTPPAVIAKHLRQVLLALGAVALLFVATTGHLNWLLALFGALLAVAIRLLPLLHFAPLLQRLWRQIRPQVGAGGDARRSTVDARYVRMWLEHGSGEIDGEVLAGPFAGTRLSALGLADLVNIYRHCRANDADSAALLQSYLERVYSEEWKTTASTEAGRESQPGRASMTPEEAYAVLALVPGASKDEIIAAHRRLILRFHPDRGGSDYLAAKINQAKDFLIKEPSA from the coding sequence GTGCGTCTTGTGCTCCTCGCGCTAGGCGCGACCCTCGTTGTGATCGTCGCGTGGCGTTGGTTTCTTCGCACCCCGCCCGCGGTCATCGCCAAGCATCTGCGGCAAGTCCTCCTCGCCCTCGGGGCCGTGGCGTTATTATTCGTGGCGACCACCGGCCACCTGAATTGGCTGTTGGCGCTATTCGGTGCGTTGCTGGCGGTGGCCATCCGGCTACTCCCCTTGCTCCACTTCGCCCCGCTATTACAGCGCCTATGGCGGCAGATCCGGCCCCAAGTCGGCGCTGGCGGCGATGCCCGCCGATCGACGGTCGATGCCCGCTACGTGCGCATGTGGCTGGAGCACGGTAGCGGTGAAATCGACGGCGAGGTCTTGGCGGGCCCTTTCGCGGGTACAAGGCTGAGCGCGCTAGGCCTAGCGGATCTTGTGAATATTTACCGTCATTGCCGGGCTAACGATGCCGACTCGGCCGCGTTACTGCAAAGCTACCTCGAACGGGTCTATAGCGAGGAATGGAAGACCACGGCGAGCACTGAGGCGGGCCGTGAATCGCAGCCCGGCCGCGCTTCCATGACACCCGAGGAGGCCTACGCAGTCCTGGCTTTAGTTCCCGGGGCGAGCAAAGATGAGATCATCGCCGCCCATCGGCGGCTTATTCTGCGTTTCCATCCCGACCGCGGCGGGTCCGACTATTTGGCCGCCAAGATCAATCAAGCGAAAGACTTCCTGATTAAGGAACCTAGCGCGTGA
- a CDS encoding VWA domain-containing protein, whose amino-acid sequence MKDKDPSRLPEKSSRRAIDSFLRQVAGLPTLKPGGQRGRLIFAMDATASREPTWDQACRIQARMFTETASLGGLDIQLCYYRGFQEFEATAWLHEPIALLRHMTAVHCLGGYTQIDKVLSHAVREGRGTRVHALVFVGDCMEEDSDRLCHRAGELGILGIPAFVFQEGDDPVAERVFRQIARLSNGAYCRFDSSSPRQLHDLLSAVAVYAAGGRAALEDFSRQRGGIVLQLPHQVRKG is encoded by the coding sequence ATGAAAGATAAAGATCCCTCCCGGCTCCCGGAAAAATCCTCGCGCCGAGCCATCGACAGCTTTCTGCGCCAAGTCGCCGGTCTCCCGACGCTCAAGCCTGGCGGGCAGCGCGGACGGCTGATCTTTGCCATGGATGCCACCGCGAGCCGGGAACCCACCTGGGATCAAGCTTGCCGGATCCAGGCACGGATGTTCACCGAAACCGCCTCTCTCGGCGGGTTGGATATCCAGTTATGCTATTACCGCGGCTTCCAGGAGTTCGAGGCGACGGCCTGGCTGCATGAGCCGATTGCTTTATTGCGGCACATGACGGCCGTACATTGCCTGGGGGGATACACCCAGATCGATAAGGTGCTAAGCCACGCTGTCCGGGAAGGCCGCGGCACCCGCGTGCATGCCCTGGTCTTCGTGGGCGATTGCATGGAGGAAGACAGCGACCGCTTGTGCCACCGCGCCGGAGAGCTGGGGATCCTCGGCATTCCCGCATTCGTATTTCAGGAGGGCGACGATCCGGTCGCGGAGCGCGTCTTCAGACAGATCGCGCGCCTCTCGAACGGAGCCTACTGCCGTTTCGACTCGAGCAGTCCGCGGCAACTGCACGACCTGCTGAGCGCCGTCGCCGTGTATGCCGCCGGCGGGCGCGCCGCGCTGGAGGATTTTAGCCGGCAGCGCGGCGGCATCGTCCTGCAACTGCCCCATCAAGTTCGCAAAGGTTAG
- the aas gene encoding bifunctional acyl-ACP--phospholipid O-acyltransferase/long-chain-fatty-acid--ACP ligase, which produces MSTKLLKSVLRPVLRRVVGLLFRVEVTGKISALNPQRLLIIANHQSFLDGLILALFLPLDPVFVIHTHVAENPWFRLALNLVDFLTVDPTSPYAMKRVVRLLEAGRPVLIFPEGRITITGSLMKVYDGPAFAAARSGATIIPVRLDGPARSFFSRVSGRHPRRLLPRVTVSILDPARLDIPEGASAKQRRRKAGEGMRKLMQGMIFSSHPIHTLYAGLIDAVEIFGRRHLIAEDIKGIEYSYGKFLMQTLTLGRLCARITGEGENVGILLPNVVSTVALVFGMSAFRRVPAMLNYTAGAEGLKNACEIAAIHTVLTSKAFIETARLGGVVEALRDVKVVYLEDLRRAFGLADRLWLAGYALWFPRWVGAVAGAEDPAVVLFTSGSEAKPKGVVLSNRALLSNIAQVRAVIDLGGEDKIFNALPMFHSFGLTMGALLPLLTGTRIFIYPTPLHYRVIPELIYDRACTVLFGTPTFLNHYARFAHPYDFFRLRYVIAGAERLSEPVRIAWFEKFGIRILEGYGATETAPVLALNTLMAYLSGTVGQLLPGIDAVLQPVPGIERGGQLHVRGPNLMSGYYRDPRPGIIEPPRSEAGEGWYDTGDIVEIDADGFVKITGRLRRFAKVAGEMVSLEVVERIAAAVQPDAKRGEVIVLFSTDGALTRERLQEEARRCGQTELAVPRRVVHLDAVPLLGSGKIDHVSLRRMAESA; this is translated from the coding sequence GTGAGCACTAAGCTACTGAAATCCGTTCTTCGCCCCGTTTTGCGGCGGGTCGTCGGGCTGCTGTTTCGGGTCGAGGTAACAGGGAAGATCAGCGCTTTAAACCCACAGCGACTGCTTATCATCGCCAACCATCAATCGTTTTTGGACGGCTTGATCTTAGCCTTGTTTTTGCCTTTGGATCCGGTGTTCGTCATTCACACCCACGTGGCAGAGAATCCGTGGTTCCGGCTGGCGTTAAACCTCGTCGATTTCCTGACCGTGGACCCTACCAGCCCCTACGCCATGAAAAGGGTGGTGAGACTGCTGGAAGCGGGCCGGCCGGTGCTGATCTTTCCGGAGGGCAGAATCACCATTACCGGGAGCCTGATGAAAGTCTACGACGGTCCGGCCTTCGCCGCCGCGCGTAGCGGCGCCACGATTATTCCGGTGCGCTTGGACGGCCCGGCCCGCTCCTTTTTCAGCCGCGTGTCCGGGCGTCATCCGAGGCGGCTGCTACCGCGGGTCACGGTGTCGATCCTCGACCCGGCGCGCCTCGATATTCCCGAAGGCGCCAGCGCCAAACAACGGCGCCGCAAGGCGGGCGAGGGTATGCGCAAGCTCATGCAAGGGATGATCTTCAGCTCGCATCCCATCCATACGCTCTACGCCGGGCTCATTGATGCCGTCGAGATCTTCGGCCGGCGTCACTTGATCGCGGAAGACATCAAGGGCATCGAATACAGCTACGGCAAGTTCTTGATGCAAACGCTCACCCTGGGCCGCTTGTGCGCCCGCATCACCGGGGAGGGAGAAAACGTCGGCATCCTGTTGCCGAATGTCGTCTCTACCGTCGCCCTGGTGTTCGGCATGAGCGCGTTTCGCCGCGTCCCCGCGATGCTCAACTATACCGCCGGCGCCGAGGGGCTAAAAAACGCGTGCGAGATCGCGGCTATCCACACCGTCTTGACCTCGAAAGCCTTTATCGAGACGGCGCGCCTCGGAGGTGTCGTCGAAGCGCTGCGGGATGTGAAGGTGGTCTATCTCGAGGATCTCCGGCGCGCGTTCGGTCTCGCGGATCGTTTGTGGCTCGCCGGCTATGCGCTGTGGTTCCCGCGTTGGGTGGGCGCCGTCGCCGGCGCCGAGGATCCCGCCGTGGTTTTGTTTACCTCGGGGTCCGAGGCCAAACCCAAGGGCGTCGTGCTTTCTAATCGCGCCCTGCTATCGAATATCGCTCAGGTCCGGGCCGTTATCGATCTGGGAGGCGAAGATAAGATTTTCAATGCTCTGCCCATGTTCCATTCCTTTGGATTGACGATGGGCGCGTTGTTGCCGCTGTTAACCGGCACGCGCATCTTTATTTATCCGACACCGCTCCACTACCGCGTGATCCCGGAGCTTATCTACGACCGCGCCTGCACGGTCTTGTTCGGGACCCCGACCTTTCTAAATCACTATGCCCGCTTTGCCCATCCTTACGATTTTTTCCGGCTGCGCTATGTGATCGCCGGGGCCGAGCGGCTCAGCGAGCCGGTGCGGATAGCCTGGTTCGAGAAATTCGGGATCCGGATCTTGGAAGGCTATGGCGCCACGGAAACCGCGCCGGTCCTGGCGCTGAACACCCTCATGGCATATCTCAGCGGGACCGTCGGCCAACTCTTGCCCGGCATCGACGCCGTCCTCCAACCGGTGCCCGGAATCGAGCGCGGTGGCCAACTCCACGTGCGCGGCCCGAACCTGATGAGCGGTTACTACCGTGATCCGAGACCGGGGATCATCGAGCCGCCCCGGTCGGAGGCAGGAGAGGGTTGGTATGACACCGGTGACATCGTCGAGATCGACGCCGACGGTTTCGTGAAGATCACCGGGCGTTTGAGGCGTTTCGCCAAGGTGGCGGGCGAGATGGTCTCGCTCGAGGTGGTCGAGAGAATCGCGGCCGCGGTGCAGCCCGATGCCAAGCGCGGGGAGGTGATCGTGCTGTTCTCCACGGATGGGGCGCTTACGCGCGAGCGCCTGCAGGAAGAGGCGCGCCGTTGCGGGCAAACCGAGCTGGCGGTCCCGCGACGGGTCGTGCACCTCGACGCCGTGCCGCTGCTCGGTAGCGGCAAGATCGACCATGTAAGCCTACGGCGTATGGCCGAATCCGCGTGA
- a CDS encoding PIN domain-containing protein — translation MRSGKPLLYWDTSVLLAWIKDEPNEMEGVNDIAHGIHKNHYILLTSAITLTEVLESTLTDEARIKFNDLFKRKNCQMVAADLRITQLASQIRDYYQRQKSVDGLPSLSTPDAIHLATAIHYAVKEFHTFDEKDDPKKRRALIPLSGNVAGHPLVICKPPIPAQLDLFAQ, via the coding sequence ATGCGCAGTGGTAAGCCGCTTTTATATTGGGATACGAGCGTATTGCTTGCTTGGATCAAGGATGAGCCCAATGAGATGGAAGGGGTCAACGATATTGCTCATGGCATTCACAAGAATCATTACATTTTATTGACCTCAGCTATTACACTGACAGAAGTATTGGAATCGACGCTTACTGACGAAGCAAGAATTAAATTCAACGATTTATTCAAACGCAAAAATTGTCAGATGGTGGCCGCTGATCTACGTATTACTCAATTGGCTAGTCAAATTCGAGACTACTATCAGAGGCAGAAAAGTGTTGACGGGCTTCCATCGTTGAGCACCCCAGACGCGATACATTTGGCAACAGCTATCCACTACGCCGTGAAGGAATTTCATACGTTCGACGAGAAAGATGATCCAAAGAAACGGCGAGCGCTAATCCCGTTAAGTGGGAATGTCGCGGGTCATCCGCTGGTCATATGCAAACCGCCAATTCCGGCACAGCTAGATCTCTTTGCGCAGTAA
- a CDS encoding UvrD-helicase domain-containing protein encodes MKILEYSDLDISGVEPQYRKLIGMIEHGDFYSAETKKLTPSEYYRAKLDHSNRLLFTLRRHNGERYALILEVIRNHAYEHSRFLRGARIEEDKIPPFKPEDLNENTLPALAYVNPARARFHLLDKVISFDDAQDALFRLPPPLIVIGSAGSGKTALTLERMKLLQGEVLYVTLSPFLAQNARNLYYAHAYENEEQNIDFLSFQELLETLRVPAGREVTYGVFRGWFSRHRQHCKFADAHKLFEELKGVLSGADVETPYLSRAEYLDLGVRQSIFLPEERPLVYELFEKYLLYLKENGLFDSNLLAHQYLGLCQPRYDFAVVDEVQDLTNVQLALILRSLKGAGNFILCGDSNQIVHPNFFSWAKVKSLFYRDDALDAKRALHLLRTNYRNSQAITVIANRLLKVKQRRFGSIDRESNYLIDSVPGNTGSVELLPDTDTPIKDLDEKTRKSTRFAVLVMREEDKLRARERFRTPLLFAVHEAKGLEYENVILYNFLTHDRGSFNHVAAGVSAADLDADLAYVRAKDKADKSLEIYKFFVNSLYVALTRAVKNLYVIESDTRHALLQLMGLEDGRDRLDMAAQSSSLDEWQREARRLALHGKDEQAEAIRREILHARAVPWEVLVRERYLQTLDRAFNPKEVSTKPRQRLMEYGAVLGDSSLLGRLASAGYLQAEDGERLASRLRNKHLRSYEGKSFKDVLADADAYGVDFRTPFNLTPLMCAAIQGNAVLVKALLDKGANPDLTDNHGRTALHHALLRAYTTPDFASARLGDLYPLLAPASVSVKVQDRLVKIDGHTVEFFLFHSMVALLLRKIGEAAYVVAGFSTADFLEAIQAFPENVLPAYRKRRAYLSGVLARNEVARDYPYNRRIFVRLRQGYYALNPRLSLRVGEEWVDLYEHLGRPLLEAHGLPPVRFFFEQLAGASARSESANDPQRAGASPANPPSSPVGDRDLAHPASSQLDLFGD; translated from the coding sequence ATGAAAATCCTGGAATACAGCGATTTGGACATCTCCGGCGTCGAGCCGCAATACCGCAAGCTCATCGGCATGATCGAGCACGGCGACTTCTACTCCGCCGAGACCAAGAAGCTTACCCCGAGCGAGTACTATCGGGCGAAGCTCGATCACAGCAATCGCCTGCTGTTCACGCTTCGCCGCCACAACGGCGAGCGCTACGCCCTCATCCTTGAGGTCATCCGTAACCACGCCTACGAGCATTCCCGCTTCCTGCGCGGGGCTCGGATCGAAGAGGACAAGATCCCACCTTTCAAGCCCGAGGATCTCAACGAGAATACGCTACCCGCACTCGCCTACGTGAACCCGGCCCGCGCGCGCTTTCACCTCCTTGACAAAGTCATTTCGTTTGACGATGCGCAGGACGCGCTGTTCCGATTGCCACCGCCCCTTATCGTCATCGGTTCGGCCGGCAGCGGCAAGACGGCCTTGACCCTCGAGCGGATGAAGCTTCTGCAGGGCGAGGTTCTCTACGTGACTCTGTCGCCCTTCCTCGCCCAGAACGCCCGCAATCTCTACTACGCGCACGCTTACGAGAACGAAGAGCAGAACATCGACTTCCTCTCGTTCCAGGAGCTCCTGGAGACCCTGCGGGTGCCGGCGGGCCGCGAAGTGACTTATGGCGTCTTCAGGGGCTGGTTCAGCCGCCATCGGCAGCACTGCAAATTCGCCGATGCCCATAAGCTGTTCGAGGAATTGAAGGGGGTGCTGAGCGGCGCGGATGTGGAAACACCGTACCTCTCGCGCGCCGAATACCTCGACCTCGGGGTCCGCCAGTCCATCTTCCTGCCCGAGGAGCGGCCCCTAGTATATGAGCTCTTCGAGAAGTACCTCCTCTATCTCAAGGAGAACGGTCTCTTCGACAGTAATTTGCTTGCCCACCAGTACCTGGGCCTGTGCCAGCCGCGCTACGACTTCGCGGTGGTGGACGAGGTGCAGGACCTCACTAATGTCCAGCTCGCCCTTATCCTGCGCAGCTTGAAGGGCGCGGGCAATTTCATCCTGTGCGGCGACTCCAACCAGATCGTGCATCCCAATTTCTTCTCCTGGGCCAAGGTGAAGAGTCTGTTTTACCGGGACGACGCGCTCGACGCGAAGCGGGCATTGCACCTGCTGCGCACCAACTACCGCAACTCGCAAGCCATCACGGTCATCGCCAACCGTTTGCTCAAGGTGAAGCAGCGGCGCTTCGGCTCCATCGACCGGGAGAGCAATTATTTGATAGACAGCGTCCCCGGCAACACCGGCTCGGTGGAGCTACTCCCCGACACGGACACGCCCATCAAGGATCTCGACGAGAAGACCCGCAAGTCCACCCGCTTCGCGGTGCTGGTGATGCGCGAGGAGGACAAACTCAGAGCGCGCGAGCGCTTCCGTACGCCGCTGCTCTTTGCCGTCCATGAAGCCAAGGGGCTGGAATACGAAAACGTCATCCTGTACAACTTCCTCACCCACGACCGCGGGTCCTTCAACCACGTCGCCGCGGGCGTGAGCGCCGCGGACCTCGACGCCGACCTCGCCTACGTCCGCGCCAAGGACAAGGCCGACAAGTCACTGGAGATCTATAAGTTCTTCGTCAATAGCCTCTATGTCGCCCTCACGCGGGCGGTGAAGAACCTCTATGTCATCGAATCCGACACCCGCCATGCGCTCTTGCAGCTCATGGGCCTCGAAGACGGGCGGGACCGCCTGGACATGGCGGCGCAAAGCTCATCGCTCGATGAATGGCAGCGGGAGGCGCGGCGGCTCGCGCTACACGGCAAGGATGAGCAGGCCGAGGCCATTCGGCGCGAGATCCTGCACGCCCGCGCCGTCCCTTGGGAGGTGCTAGTCCGCGAGCGCTACCTGCAAACACTGGATCGCGCCTTCAACCCAAAGGAGGTCTCCACCAAGCCCCGCCAGCGCCTCATGGAATATGGCGCCGTGTTGGGCGACTCGAGCCTCCTCGGGCGGCTGGCCAGCGCCGGCTATCTCCAGGCCGAGGACGGGGAGAGGCTCGCGTCCCGACTCCGCAACAAACATCTGAGGTCTTACGAAGGCAAGAGTTTCAAGGACGTGCTGGCCGACGCGGACGCCTACGGCGTGGACTTCCGCACTCCCTTCAACCTCACACCGCTGATGTGCGCCGCCATCCAGGGTAATGCGGTGTTGGTGAAAGCCCTGCTCGACAAGGGCGCCAACCCCGATCTTACCGATAACCACGGGCGAACGGCCCTCCACCACGCGCTGCTGCGCGCCTATACCACGCCGGACTTCGCTAGCGCACGCCTTGGGGATCTCTACCCTCTGCTAGCGCCCGCGAGCGTAAGCGTCAAGGTGCAGGACCGTCTGGTCAAGATCGACGGCCACACCGTCGAGTTTTTCCTGTTCCACTCCATGGTGGCGCTGCTCCTGCGCAAGATCGGCGAAGCCGCGTACGTCGTGGCCGGCTTCAGCACGGCCGATTTCTTGGAAGCGATTCAGGCATTCCCGGAGAACGTGTTGCCCGCCTACCGCAAGCGGCGCGCCTACCTGAGCGGCGTGCTCGCCCGTAACGAGGTGGCGCGGGACTATCCGTACAACCGCCGGATCTTCGTGCGTCTTCGACAAGGTTATTATGCGCTCAACCCGCGGCTTTCCTTGCGCGTGGGTGAGGAATGGGTGGACCTTTACGAGCACTTGGGCCGGCCGTTGCTAGAGGCGCATGGCCTGCCACCCGTACGCTTCTTCTTCGAGCAGCTTGCGGGTGCGTCGGCGCGCTCGGAAAGCGCGAACGATCCGCAGCGCGCCGGGGCGTCTCCGGCTAACCCACCGTCTAGCCCGGTCGGCGATCGTGACCTCGCGCATCCTGCCTCGTCGCAGCTAGACCTGTTTGGCGACTGA
- a CDS encoding DUF2442 domain-containing protein, protein MVNYRRSRLAGGSYFVTFNLAERRLRLLTESHRSLTRRLSAWAGAAPVYGTVRTVESVPSQGGTVHGKCQGRESKAEIIILDGIVTDIRYSEVAGRVPLDFREMQHFTDIVSARGNDIVQKWIDFFVLHKSVKTRTHHQEIEMSQIPINIITAKPVGDYCLHLTFDDGKEQTVDFKPFLISAHVDRTRENAVAFMGDLSERLVNRVQISSDSLRSYMDTVEKAFGADVDYGQIVQ, encoded by the coding sequence ATGGTTAACTATCGTCGCAGCCGTCTCGCGGGCGGGAGCTATTTCGTCACTTTCAATCTCGCCGAGCGTCGCTTGCGGCTGTTGACCGAATCACATCGATCCCTTACGCGCCGCCTTTCGGCATGGGCGGGCGCGGCACCCGTTTACGGTACCGTGCGTACGGTGGAATCGGTACCAAGCCAGGGCGGAACCGTCCATGGAAAATGTCAGGGACGCGAGTCCAAAGCGGAGATAATTATACTGGACGGCATCGTAACCGATATTCGCTATTCCGAAGTGGCCGGAAGAGTGCCATTGGATTTCCGCGAAATGCAGCATTTTACGGACATCGTCAGCGCCCGCGGCAACGATATTGTGCAGAAATGGATTGATTTCTTCGTCTTGCACAAATCAGTAAAAACCAGAACGCATCACCAGGAGATTGAAATGAGCCAGATCCCTATCAATATTATTACGGCGAAACCAGTGGGCGATTACTGCCTGCACCTGACATTCGACGATGGCAAGGAACAGACGGTCGATTTCAAACCATTCTTGATCAGCGCACACGTGGATCGCACGCGCGAGAACGCTGTTGCGTTCATGGGCGATCTTTCTGAGCGTCTCGTTAACCGCGTGCAGATTTCGTCTGACTCCCTGCGCTCCTACATGGACACCGTTGAAAAGGCGTTCGGCGCGGATGTGGACTACGGCCAGATTGTTCAATAG
- a CDS encoding AbiV family abortive infection protein → MKAEASESDGDGSAKVSEPGFLTRIEPGRDACLAHASDLLRGARAVQKECLPNIAYHLATLALEEIGKAELIGLEAMGRTREETPSWAAKHALDHTKKIFWSFFGALFGQKVIDKRFFDDLNLMATSIHETRVRGLYVDLSNRGLSVPSEAVTKDDAHNLIRMASTRLEMAKAVKLKPLEAHAQDLLNWFVSASEDPDKLKLMFGKKSMEKLAEKDGASREWMTWLKEVFDANEAENYALAQKELRRKLPKGADALEDKWRLRIRILSASHSIRPKPLAQWNRVSNWIQIHPVDKKKNQLFVDFTLPKNVPVSALWWHGWGLARRFAVALNIGSMGFFWWRIPEQVSRYYEKITDLEGNVEIGVERSPALQIDWGKRALTAADLKNTAMCFAKLPQFGDREKHKPFDYYVGGLTFLSLNDVHWQCEHNVFGNFFHSLKAGLHQYGYWEKEDQFRRGFDKFLDEVLPEFDERDKYFSLGDQLSTGKEAEPKITLSEATMMKLLCDAFYLKTFRDIKVE, encoded by the coding sequence GTGAAGGCAGAAGCGTCCGAATCCGATGGTGACGGCTCGGCGAAGGTTTCGGAACCGGGATTTTTGACCCGAATCGAGCCCGGGCGCGATGCTTGCCTTGCGCACGCTTCTGACCTCCTCCGCGGCGCCAGAGCTGTCCAAAAGGAATGCTTGCCCAACATCGCCTACCATCTTGCGACCCTCGCGTTGGAGGAGATCGGTAAGGCTGAACTCATCGGTCTTGAGGCGATGGGGCGGACACGAGAAGAAACACCGTCCTGGGCAGCGAAACATGCTCTAGACCATACGAAAAAGATTTTCTGGTCATTTTTCGGAGCGCTCTTTGGTCAAAAGGTCATCGATAAGAGGTTCTTCGACGACCTCAACTTGATGGCTACCTCCATCCACGAAACGCGAGTCCGCGGCTTGTATGTAGACTTGTCTAACAGAGGCCTCAGTGTTCCATCAGAAGCCGTAACCAAGGACGACGCGCACAATCTCATCCGCATGGCAAGCACCCGCCTGGAGATGGCGAAGGCCGTAAAGCTGAAGCCCCTGGAGGCACATGCGCAAGACCTTCTCAATTGGTTTGTCAGCGCGAGTGAAGATCCGGACAAGCTGAAGTTAATGTTTGGGAAAAAATCGATGGAGAAACTTGCCGAGAAGGACGGAGCCTCTAGGGAATGGATGACATGGTTGAAAGAGGTATTCGACGCGAATGAAGCCGAAAATTACGCCCTAGCTCAAAAGGAACTGCGGCGCAAACTCCCAAAGGGGGCTGATGCGTTAGAGGACAAGTGGCGGCTCAGAATAAGAATTTTGTCAGCTTCACATTCGATACGCCCTAAGCCTCTCGCGCAATGGAATAGAGTCTCGAATTGGATTCAGATTCATCCAGTTGACAAGAAAAAGAACCAACTCTTCGTCGACTTCACGTTGCCCAAAAATGTGCCTGTTAGTGCCCTATGGTGGCATGGATGGGGTCTGGCACGTCGCTTCGCGGTTGCACTAAATATCGGGTCAATGGGTTTCTTCTGGTGGAGAATTCCTGAGCAAGTAAGTCGCTATTACGAGAAGATCACCGACCTAGAAGGGAACGTGGAGATCGGCGTTGAACGGTCGCCAGCACTTCAGATTGATTGGGGAAAGAGGGCGCTGACGGCGGCAGATTTGAAGAACACCGCGATGTGTTTTGCAAAACTACCACAATTTGGAGACCGCGAGAAGCATAAACCCTTCGACTACTACGTTGGCGGGCTGACCTTCCTCTCGCTCAATGATGTTCACTGGCAGTGCGAACATAACGTATTCGGTAACTTTTTCCATTCGCTCAAAGCTGGGCTACACCAGTACGGATACTGGGAGAAAGAGGACCAATTCAGACGAGGCTTCGACAAGTTTCTTGATGAAGTATTGCCAGAGTTCGACGAGAGAGATAAATACTTCAGCCTAGGCGATCAGCTGAGCACAGGTAAAGAGGCGGAACCTAAGATCACGCTAAGCGAAGCGACGATGATGAAGCTGCTTTGTGATGCCTTTTATTTGAAGACTTTTCGGGACATCAAGGTGGAGTAG
- the hemB gene encoding porphobilinogen synthase, whose protein sequence is MPKGLGHGTRFPLTRPRRMRSAEFSRRLLREHRLSVDDLIYPLFVIEGSGRREAILSMPGIERLSIDELLREAGESEQLGIPAVALFPVPPSEKKSPDGGEAYNPEGLVPRAVRALKRHCPDLGVITDVALDPFTSHGQDGLIDANGYVVNDATVEVLIRQALSHAEAGADVVAPSDMMDGRVKAIREALETGGYVNTKILAYAAKYASHFYAPFREAVGSAANLGGGDKRGYQMDPANAEEALREVALDISEGADMVMVKPGMPYLDILYRVKQAFGAPTFAYQVSGEYAMIMAAARNGWLDENAVILESLTAFKRAGADAILSYFAKRAAVLLK, encoded by the coding sequence ATGCCGAAAGGGCTGGGTCATGGGACGCGATTCCCGCTCACACGCCCGCGGCGCATGCGGAGCGCAGAGTTTTCGCGCCGGCTGCTGCGCGAGCACCGATTATCCGTGGATGATTTGATCTATCCACTATTCGTCATCGAAGGGAGCGGGCGGCGCGAGGCCATCCTTTCGATGCCGGGGATCGAGCGGCTGAGCATCGACGAGTTGCTTAGGGAGGCCGGGGAAAGCGAGCAACTCGGTATTCCCGCGGTTGCATTGTTCCCGGTACCTCCCTCGGAGAAAAAATCCCCGGACGGAGGCGAGGCGTACAACCCCGAGGGCCTGGTGCCGCGTGCGGTGCGGGCGCTGAAACGGCACTGTCCCGATCTCGGCGTCATTACCGATGTCGCGCTGGACCCCTTCACGAGCCACGGCCAGGACGGGTTGATCGACGCGAACGGTTACGTCGTGAACGATGCGACCGTCGAGGTGTTGATCCGGCAGGCCCTGTCGCACGCCGAGGCCGGGGCGGATGTGGTGGCGCCTTCCGATATGATGGACGGCCGCGTCAAAGCGATACGCGAGGCGCTCGAAACGGGCGGCTATGTCAATACCAAGATCCTCGCCTACGCCGCCAAGTACGCGTCTCACTTTTACGCTCCCTTCCGCGAGGCGGTGGGTTCCGCCGCCAATCTAGGCGGCGGGGATAAGCGCGGTTACCAGATGGATCCGGCCAACGCTGAGGAGGCGCTGCGCGAAGTGGCGCTGGATATCTCCGAAGGCGCCGATATGGTGATGGTCAAACCCGGCATGCCCTACCTCGATATCCTGTACCGCGTCAAACAGGCGTTCGGCGCCCCGACCTTCGCCTACCAGGTCAGCGGCGAGTACGCGATGATCATGGCCGCCGCGCGCAACGGATGGCTGGACGAAAACGCCGTGATCCTCGAGTCGTTAACGGCGTTTAAGCGCGCCGGCGCCGATGCGATCTTGAGCTATTTCGCGAAGCGTGCTGCTGTGTTATTGAAATAG